The Musa acuminata AAA Group cultivar baxijiao chromosome BXJ3-6, Cavendish_Baxijiao_AAA, whole genome shotgun sequence region ACAGGAAACGCGATGGGAAGCTAGGCTGCAGTTGGTGGGTCCAAACTAGCAGTGGGCCCACCCCGAAATAGGACCATTCTGGGCCGACATTCGCGGACTGGTAATTTGACTTGGGTTTTTTCCggcttattttatttatttctaaagtaaAAAATTCGAAGTTATTTATAGGACTCCGGTTTCTGTTTACTTGCTTATCTCGGGCATTGCTTTTGCTTGcaattaaaaaatattcataaataataaaaaaatgtcaCATGCAGTAATTGTCTATATTTATTTGAATGCTTGTATGTACAATAAATACGATAGAAGGGGCAACAGTCCACACTCGaacgaataagaaaaaaaaaagactagccAAATGTTATTTTAAAAATCTAATCACAAATACATATATTATAATTGATTTACATATACGTAGTCAAATACTTTGGAAGACCTATTGACTGATAGTTCACTAATCCGAAGTCCGTCGGTGCTAataaaaaagagatttttttcaATTGACACGAGTACCTTGCGTGCTTTAAGATTGACATTATAGATGTGACATCCGAGAAACAACTAATCCgttgattaaaaaaaaacctaCATGGCATCTCCAATGTAGCGCCTGGAGGATGACTTGTCATGTCGATGCGTCATATGATTCACCTACATGGCATCCTAAGCTAATTTGTTACACTTGAATCCAATTAAAATCTCAATCTGACGACAAATCCGAACCTCCGACCTGTCTCAGGGGTCAATTTTTCTACCCTAATCCAATTTAAGAAAAGGTACCCAACTCAGTTTAAGTGGATTTGATAGATCTGAATACCGGAAAAAAAATCCTAATCCACTACTAGTTTGAAAATGACACGGGTAATAACATATTACCCTAACTTTGATTCTTTTACTATCATTATTTTAAAAATCTATATTTAAatcttcataattataaaaataaaataatttatcttATTTTATCTAGTATTATCAATTGTATTAGCGAAAGACATAGAATACTATAATATTATGTTAACTCTCATTTAAGTATTTTGGTTAGCTTATATAAATTTGATTAGTGTATTGATAagggtaataattacgataagactcacgTGACATCAGTTGCCCCAAGTGACGCGTCACGTCTTTATTAACCTGATGAGGCATTTGGTCAACATGGACCGAAACACCTATTATTGATAATTCATCATCGCTATTGCTTGAGCTATGCCACTCGATGTCTAGGTAAAAATCATAGCACGATGATAATGACTCTTGGGCACATAGAAAGGGAGTTGTTCAGGTCAAAGCTGACTGGTTGTCGGGGTTGAGGAGCTCATCCAGGGATTGGTTGAGAGCGTTGTACATTTGTGattatttgttctttttttttctgtttaatTCCTCGATTAGTCTCTTTAAGTTGATATGAAATAGTACATTAACAAAGCTTTTGACTTGTTCTTTGTTCAATTTTTCATTAATTTGTATTCATGTTCCTCATTCCTTACAGGTATATCAGTAATTCATCAATGAATTTTACCTTCAAAACTAACTCTCCTTCTTTAACGATCCGATTGTTTGATCTGGTTTGGATAGCTCTCTTTATATGGGTCCGCTATCGTCGATGAATGTAATTTCTACCGAGACATTGGATGTTACAACTTGAGGGGCAACAGTGATAAACTATTATTTATTTATCGAATGGGATGGGTGTCGATGGAAATCACCATCATCGGAGTTAATCTAACTAAAATGACTCCACCAACAATGACGGAATGGACCTCCGCTCTACTCTTTCTTCTATCATGCTCAAATGATCACTTTATAATTCACACAATGATTGTATCTTCCGTAAAAtgtattatataaaataaataaattattttacttttataagaatcttaatattgttttttaaaatataaaaatcatgatagtCTAGATAATTTGTAATTAGTTTCATATAAGATATATACATAATTAATACTATTTGAGCTCGACCCAATTGCAATTGAGAAAAAGTTATCtaatttttatctaaaatcaAATTGAAACTTGATCAAACGAGTCTGTTGCCCATTCATCTTTTGCGATGAGTCTCAAAGCTCTGGTGCCACGTAGTCGCTTATCACTACCAGCGGTTCAATTGCTGCCTTCAAATAACAGCGTACAAAAGACAAAATCCATCTCTCTCACACCTCTTCTCTTTCTTTACCTCGAGAGTTCCACTTGGGGATCCATGGCGTTCCGAGCGAGATATCTTCGCCGGCTTCGCCCTATCCATCCTGAAGCGATTGCCTCCATCACGGGCGGCGGCTGCGTCGGCCAAATGAGGCTCCAGTGCACCGCTCACCTGGGAGGCTCCGGCAAGTTCTCCGGTGGCAAAAGCGCGTACGAGGTGCTTGGGGTCTCGGAGTCCAGCTCCTTCCCGGAGATCAAGGCCTCGTTCCGCAAGCTTGCCAAGGAGACCCACCCTGACGTCGTTTCGTCGGCCTCGGCAGACGACGCCACCGCATCCCAGCGCTTCCTCCAGATCCTCGCCGCTTATGAAGTAATTCCCTTTTGTCGTGTCCTTGATCTTCACTTCTACTATCTTGTTGTCATTTAATTCGATGAGTTCGGCGTTGTTTGTTCGGATAATCTAGCATTAATGAGATGAAGGAATTTTAGGTCATATGATCTTTCGTATTATAGTAATAAGGAGAAAGTAATGAGGATATCAAGCACTTCGAGATGATTTGATGTTGAATTGCCCCTTAAGGGTAtccctatgtatatatatattcactaccCGAAGTCCACTAGAGTGACGCGTAATTGAGTTTTGATGATACATCTGAACACGAAGGACAGATTGACACAATGATTTGTTGCCATCAATCATATCTAAAATCTATTTAATCATCCGTATGCGCTTAAACCTTACAATCTAAAGAATTTGATCGCAACTATACAACTAATTGATACTTGTTTGCAAGAAGGTTTCTGAACTTGTTTGCTGGAATTTGTAAGATGTGACTCCTATCCATTCACATGTTGTTGCAGATTCTTTCTGATTCTAATAAAAGAGCCCATTACGATAGCTATTTGCTTTCTCAGAGGGCAATATTGCGGAAGCAGTGTGGACTTGGTACAACTATCTACACTCACAACTCATCTCTAATCATGTCAAAGCAAAGTGATGTAGTTGAATGGCTAAAATGGTATAGACTTTCTGTCAATGATATCGTTATGGAGAGGAGAGTTGCGATGGGCTCTGGTTATTTTGACAAACTTGAGAATGAGCTTTACTCAGCAATCCGCATGGCATATTATGGGCCAGTCGTTGAGTCTATGGATCTTCTTCCCGACTCTTTTGAAGCTGAAGAGAGGTCTGCATATGAAACTTCAGAGGTATTGCACCTAGTTTCAGGACGTGATCTGTTTGGGATTGTTAATTTGGTGGACAGGACTCCTGAGCTATCTCATATGTGCCCTGAAAAGTTAACTACTTTTGATTTCAACGTTCATGGAGTTCCTGAACATGTTTGGCAGCCTATGGTTAAAGGGAACTGTGTTCATCCAAGGATTGTAGATGTTTGTGAGAAGGAAATGGGACAAGACACTAATTTTGAATCAGATTCTTACAAAGATCTTGAACTCCGTATTCTTGGGAGAGTAGTTGCAATGGCAACCAGGAGTCCTAGGTGCAAATGTCTTGGCTTGCCAATGGATGATTTGGAAGACCATATACATGTTTTTCTTACCACagatggagcccaaaattcagt contains the following coding sequences:
- the LOC135581320 gene encoding uncharacterized protein LOC135581320 isoform X3 → MAFRARYLRRLRPIHPEAIASITGGGCVGQMRLQCTAHLGGSGKFSGGKSAYEVLGVSESSSFPEIKASFRKLAKETHPDVVSSASADDATASQRFLQILAAYEILSDSNKRAHYDSYLLSQRAILRKQCGLGTTIYTHNSSLIMSKQSDVVEWLKWYRLSVNDIVMERRVAMGSGYFDKLENELYSAIRMAYYGPVVESMDLLPDSFEAEERSAYETSEVLHLVSGRDLFGIVNLVDRTPELSHMCPEKLTTFDFNVHGVPEHVWQPMVKGNCVHPRIVDVCEKEMGQDTNFESDSYKDLELRILGRVVAMATRSPRCKCLGLPMDDLEDHIHVFLTTDGAQNSVTPGSRNPLGTITGLGTSAEERSCFVYDRAGVKTHVIMKHRTLLVKHMHWYQVHDEASACECRCSRARLPPSKYWLFEPRCCLHDVGGWYIETFGRDKKGKTVPSQRQWDGMIEQSEKDS
- the LOC135581320 gene encoding uncharacterized protein LOC135581320 isoform X5; the encoded protein is MAFRARYLRRLRPIHPEAIASITGGGCVGQMRLQCTAHLGGSGKFSGGKSAYEVLGVSESSSFPEIKASFRKLAKETHPDVVSSASADDATASQRFLQILAAYEILSDSNKRAHYDSYLLSQRAILRKQCGLGTTIYTHNSSLIMSKQSDVVEWLKWYRLSVNDIVMERRVAMGSGYFDKLENELYSAIRMAYYGPVVESMDLLPDSFEAEERSAYETSEVLHLVSGRDLFGIVNLVDRTPELSHMCPEKLTTFDFNVHGVPEHVWQPMVKGNCVHPRIVDVCEKEMGQDTNFESDSYKDLELRILGRVVAMATRSPRCKCLGLPMDDLEDHIHVFLTTDGAQNSVTPGSRNPLGTITGLGTSAEERSCFVYDRAGVKTHVIMKHRTLLVKHMHWYQVHDEASACECRCSRARLPPSKLCNCVGGKNKCCK
- the LOC135581320 gene encoding uncharacterized protein LOC135581320 isoform X2, which codes for MAFRARYLRRLRPIHPEAIASITGGGCVGQMRLQCTAHLGGSGKFSGGKSAYEVLGVSESSSFPEIKASFRKLAKETHPDVVSSASADDATASQRFLQILAAYERAILRKQCGLGTTIYTHNSSLIMSKQSDVVEWLKWYRLSVNDIVMERRVAMGSGYFDKLENELYSAIRMAYYGPVVESMDLLPDSFEAEERSAYETSEVLHLVSGRDLFGIVNLVDRTPELSHMCPEKLTTFDFNVHGVPEHVWQPMVKGNCVHPRIVDVCEKEMGQDTNFESDSYKDLELRILGRVVAMATRSPRCKCLGLPMDDLEDHIHVFLTTDGAQNSVTPGSRNPLGTITGLGTSAEERSCFVYDRAGVKTHVIMKHRTLLVKHMHWYQVHDEASACECRCSRARLPPSKYWLFEPRCCLHDVGGWYIETFGRDKKGKTVPSQRQWDGMIEQSEKRLHPAVYFLALAYRTLDLEHAKRSRWSITNFVVPYIFSITRWWQKLM
- the LOC135581320 gene encoding uncharacterized protein LOC135581320 isoform X1; this encodes MAFRARYLRRLRPIHPEAIASITGGGCVGQMRLQCTAHLGGSGKFSGGKSAYEVLGVSESSSFPEIKASFRKLAKETHPDVVSSASADDATASQRFLQILAAYEILSDSNKRAHYDSYLLSQRAILRKQCGLGTTIYTHNSSLIMSKQSDVVEWLKWYRLSVNDIVMERRVAMGSGYFDKLENELYSAIRMAYYGPVVESMDLLPDSFEAEERSAYETSEVLHLVSGRDLFGIVNLVDRTPELSHMCPEKLTTFDFNVHGVPEHVWQPMVKGNCVHPRIVDVCEKEMGQDTNFESDSYKDLELRILGRVVAMATRSPRCKCLGLPMDDLEDHIHVFLTTDGAQNSVTPGSRNPLGTITGLGTSAEERSCFVYDRAGVKTHVIMKHRTLLVKHMHWYQVHDEASACECRCSRARLPPSKYWLFEPRCCLHDVGGWYIETFGRDKKGKTVPSQRQWDGMIEQSEKRLHPAVYFLALAYRTLDLEHAKRSRWSITNFVVPYIFSITRWWQKLM
- the LOC135581320 gene encoding uncharacterized protein LOC135581320 isoform X4, which codes for MAFRARYLRRLRPIHPEAIASITGGGCVGQMRLQCTAHLGGSGKFSGGKSAYEVLGVSESSSFPEIKASFRKLAKETHPDVVSSASADDATASQRFLQILAAYEILSDSNKRAHYDSYLLSQRAILRKQCGLGTTIYTHNSSLIMSKQSDVVEWLKWYRLSVNDIVMERRVAMGSGYFDKLENELYSAIRMAYYGPVVESMDLLPDSFEAEERSAYETSEVLHLVSGRDLFGIVNLVDRTPELSHMCPEKLTTFDFNVHGVPEHVWQPMVKGNCVHPRIVDVCEKEMGQDTNFESDSYKDLELRILGRVVAMATRSPRCKCLGLPMDDLEDHIHVFLTTDGAQNSVTPGSRNPLGTITGLGTSAEERSCFVYDRAGVKTHVIMKHRTLLVKHMHWYQVHDEASACECRCSRARLPPSKFMKVPRVENLSLVFILVGGWTSMVLCGP